From Pseudodesulfovibrio nedwellii:
TGGGCGACTGTTGTCGTTATGACCGACATAGACTCAACACCCAAAGGCGAGGAAGTGGCATACACGGCTTTGCATAGGGCTCGTTTCCTTTCTCGGTTTACAGAGATGAGCAATGGAGTCAGTCAGCCATCTGAATCCATGTTTATGTTAGGCTTATTTTCCAAGTTGGATGCCTTGTTGTCGTTTCCTATGGAAAAGGCTCTTGAAAATATTCCTTTGGATAAAGAAATCATGGCAGGCCTATGCGGGGCAGCGAACGAGTATCGAGGGCTTATTCGTATGATGGAAGCGGTGGAAGCCGGTAATTGCGCTGTTGCCAGTAAGATTTTGAAGCGATATGATGTGAATTGTGCTGCGATGGCAACGGAATATATGAAGGCCGCAACATGGACATCACAACAGTTAAGTGAAATGCAAAATTAATAGATTTATAAAAAAAAGCCGGGAAGCAGATGCTTCCCGGCTTTTTTTTATTGTATTGTTAGGGCTGGTCAGGATTTTTTTGAACGCCGAGAGTCATCTTTGAAAAGCTTGTAATTAATGGCGTCGACGACGGCTTGCCAACTTGCTTCGATAATATTGTGGGAAACACCCATGGTGGTCCAGCGGTCAGTTTGGTCGCCAGTCTCCACCAGTACTCGAACAAAAGATGCCGTGCCGCCAGTATCGCGGACAGCACCGGATAAGACGCGTACTTTGAAGTCAAGCAGACGGATGGCACTTAGTTCGGGGTAGAAACGTTCAAGGCCTTTGCGTAAGGCACGGTCAAGGGCGTTAACCGGTCCCATGCCGGTGGCAGCGGTGTGTTCCTGTTGCCCTTTAACTTCAATGATGACAGTTGCCTCGGTGAAAGGTTCGGGATCTTCTTCGCGTTTAGCGTCAACCACGAAGAAGTTTTGGAAATGGAAGTAGTTGAGCGGCTTGCCCAAGGCTTCCTGCAAGATTAACTCAAAGGAAGCATCAGCCACGGAATATTCGTAGCCCATGCTTTCACGTTGTTTGAGTTCCTTGAGTAGCTTGTCCACGGTGGGGTCGTTTTTGCCAAGGTCGTAACCAAGCTCTTTGGCTTTGAACAGGATATTGGATTTACCCGCCTGATCCGAAAGCAAAACGCGTTGTTCGTTACCAACTGATTTTGGCGGAATATGTTCGTAGGTTCTGGAATCCTTGAGGATAGCGGACACATGGATGCCGCCTTTATGGGCAAAGGCTGAGGCACCAACAAAAGGTTGGCGCATGAAGGGGCGCAGGTTTCCGGTCTCACTGACGAAGTGGGATGTGTTCAAGAGCTTTGGCAGGTTGCTTTGCCCGATTGTTTTGATATCCATTTTGAGTTCAAGGTTGGGGATGACAGAGCAGAGGTTCGCATTACCGCACCGTTCTCCATAGCCATTGATGGTTCCCTGAACTTGTGTCGCGCCGAGCCGGACAGCTTCAAGGGAGTTGGCAACGGCGACTTCCGAGTCATTGTGGGCATGGATGCCTAGTTGGGCTTCAGGCAGGGCCTTTTGGACGGCCTCCATGGCTTTAGCTATTTGGGATGGAAGAGAGCCACCGTTGGTGTCACACAGGATGAGTCGTGCAGCTCCGGCTTCGTGAGCGGCCTGAATGGCCTGAATTGCATATTCCGGGTTGTGTTTGAAGCCGTCAAAGAAGTGCTCGGCATCAAAGATAACCTCGTCCACCCGTTCATTGAGATAGCGGACGCTGTTGGAGATCAATTCAAGGTTGCGTTCCAGAGGAATACCAAGCGCAGTTGTTGCATGTAGGTCCCAGGATTTTCCGAAAATGGTTATGACCGACGTGTTTGCGGCCAATAAGCCTGCGAGGTTGGGGTCATTTTCTGGAGTAGTCTTGGCGAAATGCGTCGAACCAAATGCCGTCAATTTGGCATTTGTAAAGGTATGTCCTTTGATTTTTTCAAAGAATTTTTGATCAGTTGGGTTGGCTCCGGGCCAGCCTCCCTCTATATAATGTATTCCCAAGTCGTCCAGCTTGTGGGCAATGCGGACCTTGTCTTGAGAAGTGAAATTCAGTTCCTCTGCTTGTGCTCCATCGCGTAAAGTCGTGTCATAAATAGTTACGTGTCTCATTGGTTACTCTATGTGTTTGCCTTCCTCCAAGCTGAAGGCTTTATGGAGTGTGCGTACGGCCAGTTCGGTGTACTTATCGTCGATCAGGCAGGTGACCTTGATCTCGGATGTGCTGATCATCAGGATGTTTACGTTCTCATCGGCAAGCGCTTGGAATGCCCGTGAGGCGACTCCAGAGTGATTTCGCATGCCGACGCCGATAATCGAGATTTTTGAGACGTTAAGGTTATGTGTTAGCTCTTCGTAACCTATTTCATATTGGAGTTTGGAGAGAGTCTTGAGGGTTGCATCCACATCTGAACGTGGAACGGTGAAAGTCATGTCGGTCAAGCCGTCTTTACTCGGATTCTGGACAATCATATCAACAAGAATTTTTTGTTCGGCCAAGGGGGAGAAAATTTGTGCGGACACACCGGGGTTATCCTGAACGTGTACCAGCGTGATCTGAGCCTGATCCTTGTCGTATGCGATTCCGGAAACGAGAACGGATTCCATGATTTCATCCTCCTGAGTGACTATAGTGCCCGGCTCATCGGAAAAAGTGGAGCGGACATGAACTGTTACATTATATTTTTTGGCAAATTCAACGGAACGGATCTGGAGTACTTTGGCGCCCATGCTGGCCATTTCCAACATTTCATCATAGGCAATCTTATCGATTTTCCGTGCATCCGTGCACATGTTCGGGTCAGTAGTGAATACACCCGGAACATCGGTGTAAATTTCGCAAACATCAGCATCAATGGCGGCAGCCAGAGCCACAGCTGAGGTGTCGGAGCCGCCTCGACCGAGAGTGGTGATGCGCATATCGTCATCACATCCCTGAAAGCCAGCCATGACCAATATGTCATACTCTTGGAGCATCGCTTTGAGTTTTTGCTCATCAATATCCACGATGCGGGCTTTTCCATGGGCTCCGTTGGTTTTGACAGGAGCCTGGAAGCCTAAGACAGAGCGGCATTTGACGCCCTGTTGCTTGAGTAGCATTGCAAAGAGTGCGCTTGAGACCTGTTCGCCGGTCGAGACGAGGGAATCTACTTCTGCCGGGTCGGGAGTGTCTGTCCATTCTTTAGCGAGGTCGAGGAGTCTGTTGGTTTCACCGGACATGGCCGAGAGAACCACGATGACTTTATTCCCTTCACGATAAGGGCGAAGGACTTTTTGCATGACCTGACGTTGGCATTCAAGGTTGCGGACCGAAGTGCCGCCAAATTTCTGTACGACGATGTTCATAATGCGTTCTGCTTTGTCTCTATTGCTGTTCTCTTTTCTGTGCCACGGCTTTGACTATTTTTGATGCCGTTTCACCCATTGCACGGAGTTTTAGATTTCGTCCGGTTTTTGAAGGGGACCATTGGAAAAATAGAGCCTCTTCGGGCCAGAGTTCACGGTCAAGGAATTGAATCCATTCAATGATCGTGATGGTTTCCGGGTCTTCCAACTGTTCAAACAGGGAGTCATCCGGAGGCATTCCTTCCAATCTGTACAAATCAAAGTGCGCCACGGGCGGTGTCGTGGGGTACAGATTGAAAATATTGAAACTCGGGCTGGAAACTTCCGCCATTTCCGAGCCAGGCAGGGATTCCACGAATCCTCTGACCACCGTGGTTTTGCCTGAACCGAGGTCGCCTTGCAAGAGTAATGAGGGGGGATTGGGGACTTTTTTTATGGCATTTGCCAAAAATATGCCCAAATCAAGGGTCGCTTCCGTGTCTGGGAGGTAGATTTCTACATCCATGTAAATTCCCAAGCTATGCCTTCAAGAGTGTTTTAAGGACGTCTTCTTTGCCGACAACGCCAACGAGTTTTTCGTTTTCGATGACCGGCAGGGTATAGAGCTTTTCGTTGGCCATCATAGTGGCAATATCTTCGATAGTTGTCTCAGGGGAGATGAATGTGGGAGCCGGCGTCATGGCTTCAGCGACTTTGGTTGCTGAAATTTTTGTCATTTCTCGTTCCAGTTCTTCATGAGAGGAAAGCGGAAAAACTCCGTCGAGTAGCGTGAAGAAGGAGGGCAGGGTTATCTTTTTTTGTTGTGCCACAAGGTCGGCCTGGCAGAGTACACCAACAACCGCACCGTCTTCTACGACGGGGGCGCCGTTGATTTTGTTTTCCAACAAGGCTTTGGCTGCTGTGGCTATTTCGGTGTCAGGGGTCAGAGTGATGCATTCCGTGGTCATGATGTCTTTGGCTGTCAGCATGGTGAGTACTCCTCGTTAGTTGGTGTTGCCACAACAGGCAACATATGCGCGATCTCGGAAGGGAGGTTGCCGCGCAGGGGAAATTCTTCATTTAAGGCGTTGCCGGCCAGACCGTGCCAATACACACCGAGACAGGCCGCCTGCATTGGGGGTATGTTTTGAGCCATGAGCGAACCGATAACACCTGAAAGGACGTCACCTGATCCGCCTACGGCCAGATTGGGTTCAGAAAACGGACTGAGACAGGTCAAGTCACTATCGGATACCACTGTTCCGGCTCCTTTCAGGACCAATGTGGCGTCAGAAATTTTGGAAAAAGAGCGTACTGCCTGCAATCTGTCTGCCTGGATGGCTGCCGATTGAGTTTTGAGTAATCGGGCCATTTCGCCGGGGTGAGGCGTCAGTACGGTTTGTTCCGGGAGCGCGTCGAGTAATTCCGAGGATTGCGCTATTGTGAATAGTGCATCGGCATCCAGAACAAGAGGGCGTGTGCATCCTTTGATGAATGCATTGATAAACGCCTGTGTTTCGAGCGTTCTCCCTATGCCCGGTCCGAGAACGACGGTGTCGAATCTAGTTAATTCTTTAAGCAGGGGGTTCGCCATTCCCTGTTCCCATATCGAGTCTGAGTTTAAAGGTAAGGTCATGATATCTGGTCTTCCGCATTTAACGGAATCCGATAATCCAGCGGGACAGGCTATGGTTACCAATCCGGCACCGCTCCGTAGTGCTCCCAGAGCAGCTAGGTGAGGTGCGCCAGTCAGTCCCTGACTGCCTCCGACGATCAAGACGTGTCCAGCCTTGCCTTTGTGCATGGTCGGAGCGGTTTGGGGAATCAGGTTCATGATTTCCCCGGTGA
This genomic window contains:
- the cimA gene encoding citramalate synthase gives rise to the protein MRHVTIYDTTLRDGAQAEELNFTSQDKVRIAHKLDDLGIHYIEGGWPGANPTDQKFFEKIKGHTFTNAKLTAFGSTHFAKTTPENDPNLAGLLAANTSVITIFGKSWDLHATTALGIPLERNLELISNSVRYLNERVDEVIFDAEHFFDGFKHNPEYAIQAIQAAHEAGAARLILCDTNGGSLPSQIAKAMEAVQKALPEAQLGIHAHNDSEVAVANSLEAVRLGATQVQGTINGYGERCGNANLCSVIPNLELKMDIKTIGQSNLPKLLNTSHFVSETGNLRPFMRQPFVGASAFAHKGGIHVSAILKDSRTYEHIPPKSVGNEQRVLLSDQAGKSNILFKAKELGYDLGKNDPTVDKLLKELKQRESMGYEYSVADASFELILQEALGKPLNYFHFQNFFVVDAKREEDPEPFTEATVIIEVKGQQEHTAATGMGPVNALDRALRKGLERFYPELSAIRLLDFKVRVLSGAVRDTGGTASFVRVLVETGDQTDRWTTMGVSHNIIEASWQAVVDAINYKLFKDDSRRSKKS
- a CDS encoding aspartate kinase is translated as MNIVVQKFGGTSVRNLECQRQVMQKVLRPYREGNKVIVVLSAMSGETNRLLDLAKEWTDTPDPAEVDSLVSTGEQVSSALFAMLLKQQGVKCRSVLGFQAPVKTNGAHGKARIVDIDEQKLKAMLQEYDILVMAGFQGCDDDMRITTLGRGGSDTSAVALAAAIDADVCEIYTDVPGVFTTDPNMCTDARKIDKIAYDEMLEMASMGAKVLQIRSVEFAKKYNVTVHVRSTFSDEPGTIVTQEDEIMESVLVSGIAYDKDQAQITLVHVQDNPGVSAQIFSPLAEQKILVDMIVQNPSKDGLTDMTFTVPRSDVDATLKTLSKLQYEIGYEELTHNLNVSKISIIGVGMRNHSGVASRAFQALADENVNILMISTSEIKVTCLIDDKYTELAVRTLHKAFSLEEGKHIE
- the tsaE gene encoding tRNA (adenosine(37)-N6)-threonylcarbamoyltransferase complex ATPase subunit type 1 TsaE, whose translation is MDVEIYLPDTEATLDLGIFLANAIKKVPNPPSLLLQGDLGSGKTTVVRGFVESLPGSEMAEVSSPSFNIFNLYPTTPPVAHFDLYRLEGMPPDDSLFEQLEDPETITIIEWIQFLDRELWPEEALFFQWSPSKTGRNLKLRAMGETASKIVKAVAQKREQQ
- a CDS encoding CBS domain-containing protein, whose translation is MLTAKDIMTTECITLTPDTEIATAAKALLENKINGAPVVEDGAVVGVLCQADLVAQQKKITLPSFFTLLDGVFPLSSHEELEREMTKISATKVAEAMTPAPTFISPETTIEDIATMMANEKLYTLPVIENEKLVGVVGKEDVLKTLLKA
- a CDS encoding NAD(P)H-hydrate dehydratase, which gives rise to MLLPLPTPAEMVIWDRETIDSIGIPGITLMESASHEAVNVIIEEYGSVDGADISCFVGSGNNGGDGLAIARHLTDLGANITVFHTKPKKKYRGETRTNLLWAQKLDIPLKHLATTDVNGLPQPDIIIDSLLGTGFSGDLRHDYLALIKTINRLGERAFVLAVDIPSGLNGLTGMPQPEAVMADATATFEAPKLGLVMPEAENFVGTIHVCPIGIPLKIQNEYGVDHHLITGEIMNLIPQTAPTMHKGKAGHVLIVGGSQGLTGAPHLAALGALRSGAGLVTIACPAGLSDSVKCGRPDIMTLPLNSDSIWEQGMANPLLKELTRFDTVVLGPGIGRTLETQAFINAFIKGCTRPLVLDADALFTIAQSSELLDALPEQTVLTPHPGEMARLLKTQSAAIQADRLQAVRSFSKISDATLVLKGAGTVVSDSDLTCLSPFSEPNLAVGGSGDVLSGVIGSLMAQNIPPMQAACLGVYWHGLAGNALNEEFPLRGNLPSEIAHMLPVVATPTNEEYSPC